From Selenomonas ruminantium AC2024, a single genomic window includes:
- a CDS encoding KH domain-containing protein translates to MEKLVAVIAKSLVEHPEAVEVSSRQEDGQTVLSLHVAEDDMGKVIGRQGRIAKALRTVVKAAATRENTKVTVEII, encoded by the coding sequence ATGGAAAAACTTGTTGCAGTAATCGCCAAATCCCTGGTGGAGCATCCAGAAGCTGTGGAGGTTTCTTCACGGCAGGAGGATGGGCAGACCGTGCTCAGCCTCCATGTGGCTGAAGATGACATGGGTAAGGTCATCGGACGCCAGGGGCGCATTGCCAAAGCTTTGCGCACCGTGGTCAAAGCCGCAGCCACTCGGGAAAATACGAAAGTCACGGTTGAGATTATTTAA
- the thrB gene encoding homoserine kinase, giving the protein MDSRSIWVRVPGTSANCGPGFDSIGLACTVYNDLQLQLTEAPGCRITINGAGAGNIPCDDRNIVWQSVQYLLKKAGLADTYKGAIIHMENNVPLSRGLGSSATAIVAGLKGANALINNRFTRRELLQFATDIEGHPDNVAPAIYGGFTISTVTRGDVECFTLIPKMRLKLVVAVPDFPLSTKKAREVLPKEVPMKDAINNIGRAGMLVAALCKGNEKFLRNVFEDALHQPYRAKLIPGMYDVFSAAKKAGALGASLSGAGPCLIAYCLQRRHVEDAVGQAMQEAFARHGVKANILSLELDTRGAHILNDR; this is encoded by the coding sequence GTGGATAGTCGCAGCATCTGGGTAAGAGTCCCGGGAACAAGTGCCAACTGCGGGCCGGGATTTGATTCCATTGGGCTGGCTTGTACGGTCTACAATGACTTGCAGTTACAATTAACAGAAGCTCCTGGCTGCAGGATTACCATTAACGGTGCCGGAGCAGGGAATATTCCCTGTGATGACCGCAATATCGTTTGGCAGTCGGTGCAGTACCTGCTCAAAAAAGCAGGCCTTGCAGATACCTATAAGGGCGCCATTATCCATATGGAAAATAACGTGCCTTTGTCCCGCGGTCTGGGCAGCAGTGCTACGGCCATTGTGGCAGGGCTGAAAGGCGCTAATGCCTTGATAAACAACCGCTTTACCCGCCGGGAACTGCTGCAGTTTGCCACGGACATTGAGGGTCATCCCGACAATGTGGCACCGGCTATCTATGGTGGTTTTACCATCAGCACCGTGACCCGCGGGGATGTGGAATGCTTTACATTGATTCCCAAGATGCGGTTAAAGCTCGTGGTGGCAGTACCGGATTTCCCTCTATCCACCAAAAAGGCGCGGGAAGTTCTGCCCAAGGAAGTGCCCATGAAGGATGCCATCAACAATATCGGCCGGGCCGGTATGCTGGTGGCGGCCCTCTGCAAGGGCAATGAGAAGTTCCTTCGCAATGTCTTTGAAGATGCCCTGCATCAGCCCTATCGGGCCAAACTGATTCCCGGCATGTACGATGTGTTCAGCGCCGCGAAAAAAGCCGGTGCCTTAGGCGCCAGCCTCAGCGGTGCCGGTCCCTGCCTCATTGCCTATTGCCTCCAGCGTCGTCATGTGGAAGATGCGGTAGGACAGGCTATGCAGGAGGCTTTTGCCCGTCATGGGGTAAAGGCGAATATCCTGAGTCTGGAGCTCGATACCCGCGGAGCACATATTTTGAACGATAGATAA
- the rimM gene encoding ribosome maturation factor RimM (Essential for efficient processing of 16S rRNA) → MTKLSPFAAKKNKRDKNRVTIGKVGAPHGIHGEMRIIPLTDFVERFETMKEVMVGSEMLHIESCKYHKQYVLMKFQEYPVREAAMSLTGKLLTVDRSEAAPLQEGEYYTFDIIGLTVYDMDGKELGKVENVLRTGSNDVYQTRRTDGGELLIPALKAVVKEIDVPDGRMVVDMPEEISDAH, encoded by the coding sequence ATGACAAAGTTATCGCCATTCGCAGCTAAGAAAAACAAGCGCGACAAGAATCGCGTGACCATCGGCAAGGTGGGCGCACCCCATGGCATTCATGGGGAAATGCGCATCATTCCGCTGACGGACTTTGTGGAACGCTTTGAGACCATGAAAGAAGTCATGGTTGGCAGCGAAATGCTCCATATCGAAAGTTGCAAGTATCATAAGCAGTACGTGCTGATGAAGTTCCAGGAATATCCGGTGCGGGAAGCTGCTATGAGTCTGACGGGTAAACTTTTGACCGTTGACCGCAGCGAGGCTGCTCCCTTGCAGGAAGGTGAATATTACACCTTTGACATCATCGGGCTGACGGTTTACGATATGGACGGCAAGGAGCTGGGCAAGGTCGAAAATGTCCTGCGCACCGGCAGCAATGACGTCTATCAGACCCGCCGCACGGATGGCGGGGAACTGTTGATTCCGGCGCTCAAGGCTGTAGTCAAGGAAATTGATGTGCCTGACGGCCGTATGGTGGTCGATATGCCTGAGGAGATTTCCGATGCGCATTGA
- a CDS encoding YlqD family protein: MDSISLKVPVTIKAKLTEKLKTKILTDLDEAIKRTELELQQMDIQQKRVLQENQPANPEQPTMEEIQRLQAIQAHFGEERNKRLQFREESQARKEEMEKMVIGAEIVQGTLEHQVEVHVGDDMREIMNVEVLVEDDKVIAIRS; encoded by the coding sequence ATGGATTCTATTTCACTGAAAGTGCCTGTTACGATTAAGGCAAAATTAACGGAAAAACTCAAGACCAAAATCTTGACGGATTTGGACGAAGCCATCAAGCGCACGGAGCTCGAACTCCAGCAGATGGATATTCAGCAGAAGCGCGTGTTGCAGGAAAATCAGCCGGCTAACCCGGAACAGCCCACGATGGAAGAAATTCAGCGCCTGCAGGCCATTCAGGCTCATTTCGGCGAAGAACGCAACAAGCGTCTCCAGTTCCGTGAAGAATCTCAGGCTCGCAAAGAAGAAATGGAAAAGATGGTTATCGGTGCCGAAATCGTGCAGGGCACGCTGGAACATCAGGTAGAAGTTCATGTGGGCGACGATATGCGCGAAATCATGAATGTGGAAGTGCTGGTAGAAGATGACAAAGTTATCGCCATTCGCAGCTAA
- the trmD gene encoding tRNA (guanosine(37)-N1)-methyltransferase TrmD has protein sequence MRIDMVTIFPEMFSGPFGDSITKRAVDNGILDIHFTNFRDFAEDKHHHVDDSPFGGGAGMVLKPEPMYKAVRDVLARTEEYAANRRVLIMDPSGPTFNQAKAKELAGYDQLVFICGHYEGFDARIYKLADEAISIGDFVLTGGELPAMVITDAVSRMLPGVLGHEDSAPTDSFYEGLLEFPQYTRPREFEGMEVPEVLLNGDHAKIRQWRREQSLLVTKKYRPDLLDKAPLTDKDRQFLAEYQD, from the coding sequence ATGCGCATTGATATGGTGACCATTTTCCCGGAGATGTTTTCCGGCCCCTTTGGTGACAGCATTACCAAGCGGGCGGTGGATAATGGGATTCTGGATATCCACTTTACCAACTTCCGGGATTTTGCCGAGGATAAGCACCATCATGTGGACGACAGCCCCTTTGGCGGCGGCGCGGGCATGGTGCTAAAGCCTGAGCCAATGTACAAGGCGGTGCGGGATGTACTGGCTCGTACCGAGGAATATGCGGCCAACCGCCGGGTGTTGATTATGGACCCTTCGGGACCGACCTTTAATCAGGCAAAGGCCAAGGAACTGGCAGGTTATGACCAGCTGGTGTTTATCTGCGGCCATTACGAAGGCTTTGATGCCCGCATCTATAAGCTCGCGGATGAAGCGATTTCCATTGGCGATTTCGTGCTGACCGGCGGGGAACTGCCAGCTATGGTGATTACCGATGCGGTGTCGCGAATGCTGCCGGGGGTACTGGGGCATGAAGATTCTGCGCCTACGGATTCCTTTTATGAGGGCCTGTTGGAATTTCCGCAGTATACCCGTCCACGCGAATTTGAGGGCATGGAAGTGCCGGAGGTACTCCTAAATGGCGACCATGCCAAAATCCGTCAATGGCGGCGGGAGCAATCCCTGCTCGTGACGAAAAAATACCGTCCGGATTTGCTCGATAAAGCCCCGTTAACGGATAAAGACCGGCAATTTTTGGCGGAATATCAGGATTAA
- a CDS encoding SGNH/GDSL hydrolase family protein: MTWWRQRRTYLMIIGLTVCIVGGAMGGILFYQMQNKAKTAAMDDGYYTVTSKQNPVSYSPVLEWEKDENAVFYEVEFFSSVPFFLDEKCESTSAIHRSRRVYQNRYNPPLKEFAADLLGKRPLYWRVRSMDFDGNALTPFSPPRELWTSPDIAPMNAPVPVTEYNGERGRALLYPVYHWVQQAGAKRYEVALYHDNPAVNKSAQPFATLFADMSELYDTSPRPLPNGFFWRVLSFDQDGNVMGTWSEPQYYRVSPLDNWEVGVLGDSISHGGGHFSFGPADFEFSYLSYLDFPAINLSQSGDTAQMTRDRFDADVLPFKPHYLLIMTGSNSLRAGEDPQVVIDCLKEIQRKCLENGIAPILLTLPMINPDSIEHIFQEGTAPDYASRFLTVNNFIRTQVYIDTAAAFVCPDNKLPVKYALDGLHPDANGKRLMAERINLAWPQVKGLADRMLMNYQNE; this comes from the coding sequence ATGACCTGGTGGCGTCAAAGGCGCACGTATTTAATGATTATTGGTCTGACCGTCTGCATTGTGGGCGGTGCCATGGGAGGCATCCTCTTTTATCAGATGCAAAACAAGGCAAAGACTGCAGCGATGGATGATGGTTACTATACGGTGACAAGCAAGCAAAATCCTGTGTCTTATTCCCCGGTGTTGGAGTGGGAGAAGGATGAGAACGCGGTGTTCTACGAGGTGGAATTTTTTTCCTCGGTGCCGTTCTTCCTCGATGAAAAATGTGAGTCCACGTCGGCCATTCATCGTTCCCGGCGGGTGTATCAGAACCGCTACAATCCGCCCCTAAAGGAGTTTGCCGCCGATTTGCTCGGCAAACGTCCCCTCTATTGGCGGGTGCGTTCCATGGATTTTGACGGCAATGCGCTGACGCCCTTTTCTCCGCCCCGAGAACTTTGGACAAGTCCGGATATCGCGCCGATGAATGCGCCCGTGCCGGTGACGGAATACAATGGGGAAAGGGGCAGAGCGCTCCTCTATCCGGTCTATCACTGGGTACAGCAGGCAGGCGCCAAGCGTTATGAAGTCGCGCTGTATCACGATAATCCGGCGGTCAATAAAAGTGCCCAGCCCTTTGCGACCTTATTTGCAGATATGTCGGAGCTTTACGATACTTCGCCGCGCCCGTTGCCCAATGGTTTCTTCTGGCGTGTTCTGTCCTTTGACCAGGACGGAAATGTCATGGGCACCTGGTCAGAACCACAGTATTACAGGGTATCGCCCTTGGACAACTGGGAAGTGGGCGTGCTCGGGGACAGCATCAGTCATGGCGGTGGTCATTTTTCCTTTGGCCCGGCAGATTTTGAATTCAGCTATCTGAGCTATCTGGATTTCCCAGCCATCAATCTTTCCCAGAGCGGCGATACGGCGCAGATGACCCGCGACCGCTTTGATGCGGATGTACTGCCTTTTAAGCCGCATTATCTGCTGATTATGACCGGCAGCAACAGTCTGCGGGCTGGGGAGGACCCACAGGTGGTCATCGACTGCCTCAAGGAAATCCAGCGCAAGTGTCTGGAAAACGGCATTGCGCCCATTCTGCTGACCCTGCCGATGATTAATCCTGACAGCATTGAGCATATTTTCCAAGAGGGCACGGCTCCCGATTATGCCAGCCGCTTCCTTACGGTGAATAATTTTATCCGTACGCAGGTTTATATCGATACGGCGGCCGCCTTTGTCTGCCCCGATAATAAACTGCCGGTAAAATATGCGCTGGATGGTCTGCATCCTGATGCCAACGGCAAGAGACTCATGGCTGAGCGTATCAATCTTGCCTGGCCCCAGGTAAAAGGTCTGGCGGACCGGATGCTGATGAATTATCAAAATGAATAG
- a CDS encoding methyl-accepting chemotaxis protein → MGGLMDRFNVKQKIMVSVSVLFIVVMLVLGIVLDRIITSTQMANFEEEADLQSAQVDNAMHLFLNGLRDGLVNMANDPVLRAGGEITRYTDPAVIATAASDGNIAMDPQAKGGFELAAYQLFQRFGEANKTSVSVISYGTTDGGYLQYPAVKRKKGYDSRSRDWFKESMADVSKVRITKPFKTSKGTPTVGIFATVKGLDNKPLGVLGLNIDLPVVTDMISEIKMGETGYIMMLDADGVIIADPKHPEADFKKLPESELGDIANLDTSKSLKGLQEITMDGTTKMVNTYVSENTGYRYLTIVDRSQLMESVNHIRMILGGVLVVALVLIFFATYTISNMIVSPLRSLQASAERLADGDLRDTDVAVESDDEIGNLSKSFHTMTHELTGLLKQIKGSADEVSNSSGQMSSGVEQVAETITHVAEQVGDIAEAASHQSDTINNVVGNIRQMADHVNGIAEKSANISKTSGMAGVAAKEGVAAIEAAVEQMKVAHKTVVESAANVDELGKSSEQIGEIINTIQSIAEQTNLLALNAAIEAARAGEQGRGFSVVADEVRKLAEQSSEAATEIAQMISGVQQVTKRAVESMNVGTEQVSTSGRTVVEAGEKFRQIASHIEEVDNLVKDAATSASRVAEDSVSVLQDAEDVDETTKQITQNIASISAATEEQSASMEELAASSHRLANMAEELQKESARFKF, encoded by the coding sequence TTGGGTGGATTGATGGATCGATTTAATGTTAAGCAGAAGATAATGGTATCCGTTTCGGTGCTTTTTATCGTAGTTATGCTGGTGTTGGGCATTGTGCTGGATCGAATCATCACCAGTACGCAGATGGCCAACTTTGAAGAAGAGGCTGATTTGCAGTCGGCGCAGGTGGATAATGCCATGCATCTGTTCCTGAACGGCTTGCGTGATGGTTTGGTCAATATGGCAAACGATCCCGTTCTGCGGGCAGGGGGAGAAATTACCCGCTATACGGACCCCGCAGTTATTGCAACGGCTGCATCTGATGGCAATATTGCGATGGACCCACAGGCAAAAGGTGGTTTTGAACTGGCTGCCTATCAGCTTTTCCAACGCTTTGGTGAAGCCAATAAGACCAGTGTTTCCGTTATCAGCTATGGAACCACGGATGGCGGCTACCTGCAGTATCCTGCAGTTAAACGCAAGAAAGGTTATGACTCCCGCAGCCGTGACTGGTTCAAGGAGAGTATGGCTGATGTAAGCAAGGTTCGCATCACCAAACCGTTCAAGACATCCAAAGGTACGCCGACTGTAGGTATTTTTGCTACGGTTAAAGGCCTGGATAATAAGCCTCTGGGCGTTTTGGGCCTGAATATTGACCTGCCGGTGGTTACGGATATGATTTCCGAAATCAAGATGGGCGAAACCGGTTATATCATGATGCTCGATGCCGATGGCGTAATTATCGCCGATCCCAAACATCCGGAAGCGGACTTCAAGAAATTGCCGGAGTCGGAGCTCGGTGATATTGCCAATCTCGATACCAGCAAGAGCCTCAAAGGCTTGCAGGAAATTACCATGGATGGCACGACTAAGATGGTCAATACCTACGTTTCTGAAAATACCGGGTATCGTTATCTGACCATTGTTGACCGTTCTCAGCTTATGGAAAGCGTCAATCACATTCGCATGATTTTGGGCGGCGTGCTGGTTGTAGCATTGGTTCTGATTTTCTTTGCCACCTATACCATTTCCAACATGATTGTTTCCCCGCTGCGCAGCTTGCAGGCTTCGGCTGAACGGCTTGCAGATGGCGATTTGCGCGATACGGATGTGGCAGTGGAATCCGATGATGAAATCGGCAACTTGTCCAAGTCCTTCCATACCATGACCCACGAACTTACTGGCCTCTTAAAGCAGATTAAGGGCAGTGCAGACGAAGTTTCCAATTCCTCTGGCCAGATGTCCAGCGGTGTTGAGCAGGTGGCTGAGACCATCACCCATGTAGCTGAGCAGGTAGGGGATATCGCCGAAGCCGCCAGCCATCAGAGCGATACCATCAACAATGTGGTGGGCAATATCCGGCAGATGGCTGACCATGTTAACGGCATTGCTGAAAAATCTGCCAACATCAGCAAGACCTCCGGCATGGCTGGTGTCGCAGCCAAAGAAGGTGTAGCGGCCATCGAAGCTGCTGTAGAACAGATGAAGGTTGCCCATAAGACCGTAGTGGAATCAGCAGCAAATGTAGACGAACTGGGCAAGAGTTCCGAACAGATTGGTGAAATCATCAACACCATCCAGAGCATTGCCGAGCAGACGAACTTGCTGGCTCTCAATGCGGCTATCGAAGCTGCCCGCGCCGGTGAACAGGGCCGCGGCTTCTCCGTTGTAGCCGATGAAGTTCGTAAGCTTGCCGAACAGTCCTCCGAAGCTGCTACGGAAATCGCCCAGATGATTTCCGGCGTACAGCAGGTGACTAAGCGTGCCGTAGAATCCATGAATGTGGGTACTGAGCAGGTGAGCACCAGTGGACGTACGGTAGTAGAAGCCGGTGAGAAATTCCGTCAGATTGCTTCTCATATCGAAGAAGTGGACAATCTGGTCAAGGATGCGGCTACCAGTGCTTCCAGAGTGGCAGAAGACAGTGTAAGCGTATTGCAGGATGCTGAGGATGTAGACGAAACCACCAAGCAGATTACCCAGAACATCGCTTCTATCTCGGCCGCTACAGAAGAACAATCGGCCTCCATGGAAGAACTCGCTGCTTCCAGCCATAGATTGGCAAATATGGCAGAAGAACTGCAAAAAGAAAGCGCTCGCTTCAAATTCTGA
- the ffh gene encoding signal recognition particle protein — MIFESLSDRLQETFKKLRGHGKLTEDDVNEAMREVRMALLEADVNFKVVKNFIKTVKERAIGQDILETLTPAQVVIKIVDEELTNLMGGTQSRINISPNPPTIIMMAGLQGAGKTTSAGKLGLSLKKQGKRPLLVACDIYRPAAIKQLQVVGKQLDIPVFSMEPGTDAVTIAKSSIAYSQSHANDVIIIDTAGRLQIDEALMQELRDIKAEVKPHEILLVVDAMTGQESVNVAQTFNDSLGLDGVIMTKLDGDARGGAALSVKAVTNVPIKFIGMGEKLEPLQPFHPDRMASRILGMGDVLSLVEKAQQTFDMEEAKKMEKKLRKDEFTLDDFLSQMQQVKKLGSLENILGMIPGMGGLKKQLEGQDIDLDGKEMRQIEAIIRSMTPQERADITIINGSRRKRIAMGSGTRVQDVNKLLKQFGEMRKMMKKMKKMQKGKGFPGLGALGNLGGFPKMPFMR, encoded by the coding sequence TTGATATTTGAAAGCCTGTCTGACCGCTTGCAGGAGACCTTCAAAAAACTTCGCGGCCATGGCAAATTGACGGAGGATGATGTCAATGAAGCCATGCGGGAAGTGCGTATGGCGCTCCTGGAAGCAGACGTCAACTTCAAGGTTGTAAAGAATTTCATAAAAACCGTTAAGGAACGGGCCATTGGTCAGGATATTTTGGAAACCCTGACGCCGGCTCAGGTGGTTATTAAGATTGTTGATGAGGAACTCACGAACCTCATGGGCGGCACGCAGAGCCGTATCAACATCAGCCCGAATCCGCCGACCATCATTATGATGGCAGGTTTGCAGGGCGCAGGTAAAACCACTTCCGCTGGTAAGCTGGGCTTGTCCCTCAAGAAACAGGGCAAGCGTCCATTGCTCGTTGCCTGCGATATTTATCGTCCGGCGGCTATCAAGCAGCTGCAGGTTGTCGGCAAACAGCTCGACATTCCCGTGTTCTCCATGGAACCGGGAACCGATGCGGTAACGATTGCCAAATCTTCCATTGCTTATTCGCAGAGCCATGCTAATGATGTCATTATCATCGATACGGCCGGTCGTCTGCAGATAGACGAAGCCCTCATGCAGGAGCTTCGCGATATCAAGGCTGAGGTTAAGCCCCACGAAATCTTGCTCGTTGTCGATGCGATGACCGGTCAGGAATCGGTCAATGTGGCGCAGACCTTCAACGACAGTCTTGGACTTGACGGTGTCATTATGACCAAGCTCGACGGTGATGCCCGCGGTGGTGCGGCACTTTCCGTCAAAGCAGTCACGAATGTTCCCATAAAATTCATCGGTATGGGCGAGAAACTGGAACCTCTCCAGCCGTTCCACCCCGACCGTATGGCCTCCCGTATTTTGGGCATGGGCGATGTGCTTTCCCTCGTGGAAAAAGCCCAGCAGACCTTCGATATGGAGGAAGCCAAGAAGATGGAAAAGAAGCTGCGCAAGGATGAATTTACCTTGGATGACTTCTTATCCCAGATGCAGCAGGTCAAGAAACTTGGCTCGCTCGAAAACATCTTAGGCATGATTCCCGGTATGGGCGGGCTCAAAAAGCAGCTCGAAGGCCAGGATATTGACCTGGACGGCAAGGAAATGCGTCAGATTGAAGCTATTATCCGCTCCATGACGCCGCAGGAACGTGCCGACATTACCATCATCAACGGCAGCCGCCGCAAGCGCATCGCTATGGGCTCTGGCACGAGAGTGCAGGACGTCAACAAGCTTTTGAAGCAGTTCGGCGAAATGCGCAAGATGATGAAGAAGATGAAAAAAATGCAGAAGGGCAAAGGTTTCCCCGGTTTGGGAGCACTCGGAAATCTCGGTGGTTTCCCGAAAATGCCGTTTATGCGTTAA
- the ylxM gene encoding YlxM family DNA-binding protein produces the protein MEQFLYLSTLFDLYGALLTEKQQECLRLHLFEDFSLSEIGEELGISRQAVYDNIHRSEKAMESYEKKLGLAARYHEERQELAKIYESIKDLRQAGNESAVEAILDRLEPFIGRSQEVN, from the coding sequence ATGGAGCAGTTCTTATATTTGTCTACTTTGTTTGACCTGTATGGGGCGCTGTTGACGGAAAAGCAGCAAGAGTGCTTGCGCTTGCACCTCTTTGAAGATTTTTCTCTGTCGGAAATCGGCGAGGAGCTGGGCATATCCCGGCAGGCGGTTTACGACAATATCCATCGCAGTGAAAAGGCGATGGAATCCTACGAAAAAAAGCTGGGGCTGGCGGCTCGTTATCACGAGGAACGTCAGGAACTGGCAAAAATTTATGAGTCCATCAAGGATTTGCGGCAGGCGGGCAATGAAAGCGCCGTTGAGGCAATCCTTGACCGGCTGGAGCCCTTTATCGGGCGCAGTCAGGAGGTTAATTAA
- a CDS encoding HD domain-containing protein codes for MTEKDFVNKIRTAGARVFIVGGWVRDFLRQVPAHDKDYMAAGIDEETFQQVFPHAPRVGKAFPVYLVDIDGCHAEVAFARKEEKQGAGYRGFAVEYGRNVTLEEDLYRRDTTINSMAMELPSGEIFDFYGGREDVKQGIIRPVSHHFAEDPVRALRAARQAAEFHFTLAEETKEAMAACREELAGEPAERLLQELKRALLTEKPSLFFRALQETGLLAVTFPELAALIGKTQPEAFHPEGDAFAHTMLVVDMVAAETDSLLARFCGLVHDLGKGETPAEMLPHHYDHEVRGQDVLKRWNARMTLPKKWLQAGLFVISQHMRAARLNKAGKIAELLLKVAASPMEIADFQAVIRADHHSLPPYLEEAPAIIACMQQVNGSQAPKSLRGAAIGDWVRNQQVKAYQNYKYHKQGETKL; via the coding sequence ATGACTGAGAAAGATTTTGTGAATAAAATCCGCACAGCAGGCGCCCGCGTTTTTATCGTGGGCGGCTGGGTGCGGGATTTTTTGCGTCAGGTGCCTGCCCATGACAAGGATTATATGGCGGCGGGCATTGATGAGGAGACATTTCAACAGGTATTTCCGCATGCCCCGCGCGTGGGGAAGGCGTTCCCTGTGTATCTCGTGGATATTGATGGCTGCCATGCCGAGGTGGCCTTTGCTCGCAAGGAAGAAAAGCAGGGAGCAGGCTATCGCGGTTTTGCCGTCGAGTATGGCCGCAATGTGACACTGGAAGAAGATTTATACCGCCGGGATACCACCATCAACAGCATGGCGATGGAACTGCCCTCAGGCGAGATTTTTGACTTTTATGGGGGACGCGAGGATGTGAAGCAGGGCATAATCCGCCCGGTATCGCATCATTTTGCCGAAGACCCGGTGCGGGCGCTTAGAGCTGCCCGTCAGGCGGCGGAGTTTCATTTCACGCTGGCGGAGGAGACGAAGGAAGCTATGGCAGCCTGCCGGGAGGAACTGGCAGGGGAACCAGCGGAACGGCTTCTGCAGGAACTAAAGCGGGCCTTGCTGACGGAAAAGCCCTCGCTGTTTTTTCGTGCCTTGCAGGAAACAGGGCTGCTGGCTGTGACCTTCCCAGAACTGGCGGCGCTTATCGGCAAGACCCAGCCGGAAGCCTTTCATCCCGAAGGGGATGCCTTTGCCCATACGATGCTCGTGGTGGATATGGTGGCAGCGGAGACGGATTCCCTGCTGGCAAGGTTCTGTGGCCTGGTGCATGATTTAGGCAAGGGCGAGACGCCTGCAGAAATGCTGCCGCATCACTACGACCATGAAGTGCGGGGACAGGATGTACTGAAGCGCTGGAATGCGCGTATGACTCTGCCCAAGAAATGGCTGCAGGCGGGACTTTTCGTTATCAGCCAGCACATGCGGGCGGCCCGTCTCAATAAGGCAGGAAAAATTGCGGAACTTTTGCTGAAGGTGGCGGCTTCCCCTATGGAAATCGCGGACTTTCAGGCTGTCATCCGAGCGGACCATCACAGTCTGCCGCCCTATCTCGAAGAAGCACCTGCGATTATTGCCTGCATGCAGCAGGTAAATGGCAGTCAGGCGCCGAAATCTTTAAGAGGCGCTGCGATTGGCGATTGGGTTCGGAACCAACAGGTGAAAGCCTATCAAAATTATAAGTATCACAAACAAGGAGAAACGAAGTTATGA
- the rpsP gene encoding 30S ribosomal protein S16, whose product MAVKIRLNRMGAKKNPFYRVVVADSRAPRDGRFIEILGNYDPSKQPAVVNLDEAKVLDWMNKGAQPTDTVKNLFSKQGIMAKFAESKKK is encoded by the coding sequence ATGGCAGTAAAGATTCGTTTGAACCGTATGGGTGCAAAGAAGAACCCGTTCTACCGTGTGGTAGTAGCTGATTCCCGCGCTCCGCGTGATGGTCGTTTCATCGAAATTCTCGGTAACTACGACCCCTCCAAGCAGCCGGCAGTCGTTAACCTCGACGAAGCAAAGGTTCTTGATTGGATGAACAAAGGTGCTCAGCCGACCGATACCGTTAAAAATCTGTTCAGCAAGCAGGGCATTATGGCCAAGTTCGCTGAATCCAAGAAAAAGTAA
- a CDS encoding tyrosine-type recombinase/integrase — translation MLRHDMASRMKGTHMFDLKDIQAQLGHSSIQVTMDIYTHIDEEQNQKVSGWLAA, via the coding sequence ATGCTGCGACATGACATGGCCAGCCGGATGAAGGGCACCCACATGTTTGACCTCAAAGATATACAGGCGCAACTGGGCCATTCCAGCATCCAAGTCACCATGGATATATATACCCACATCGACGAGGAACAGAACCAAAAAGTCAGCGGCTGGCTGGCGGCGTAA
- a CDS encoding JAB domain-containing protein, with protein sequence MKSHGELLAELLNIPAEVFTERTLRVINGPEDVARHLMPKLKGENQEHFMLLALNTHHRLIGTSVVSVGSLSGAVVHPREVFRDAMGYSASAIIVAHNHPSGRPAPSKEDIKVTQHLMLCGDIMEIPVLDHVILGDNLFYSYKENKVGRIKL encoded by the coding sequence ATGAAAAGTCATGGGGAACTGCTGGCCGAGCTGCTGAATATTCCCGCGGAAGTTTTTACGGAGCGCACGCTGCGGGTGATAAACGGCCCCGAGGATGTGGCCAGGCATTTAATGCCGAAACTAAAAGGAGAGAATCAGGAGCACTTTATGCTGCTGGCCTTGAACACCCATCACCGTCTGATTGGAACGTCTGTTGTATCGGTGGGTAGCCTGTCGGGAGCGGTGGTACATCCCCGGGAAGTGTTCCGTGATGCAATGGGCTATTCAGCGTCCGCGATTATCGTGGCTCATAACCACCCATCCGGCAGGCCCGCGCCCAGCAAAGAGGATATAAAGGTAACGCAGCATTTAATGCTCTGCGGGGACATTATGGAAATCCCAGTATTAGACCATGTGATACTGGGGGATAACCTCTTTTACAGCTACAAGGAGAATAAGGTCGGGCGGATAAAGTTATGA